attaaaaaaaatgtgatatttatcGATTGACgaacaaaaacaacaaaatgagACGATTATTAATGGACAGAAGGGAAAACAATAAAGTAAGACTATTATTGATGGACATAAGGGAGTAGCATGACATTTGTAAAATAGCACAGCGTTAGAATACTaaacatagtactactagtagtatatattgCCACAATTTAGTGGAGTCATATTATTGCATAATGTAAGAATTCTAAATATAGgactactagtatatattgCCACAATTTAGTGGAGTCATATTATTGCATAATGTAAGAATTCTAAATATAGgactactagtatatattgCCACAATTTAGTGGAGTCATATTATTGCATAATGTGAGATTATTTGTAGGTCTTTTTGACCAGTTTGCTACTGTCTTCATTTGTTAAGTAGGATTatgatatagtactaatttgaTAGATGTTTCAGGCATATAGCAGCGTTAAAAGTAAAACACCTATTAAATGCCAAAACCAATTGTTAAGGtcatttatctttgtttttttagttcgaaatttgaattttaagatgaattaattcaatcaaatGATCCAAAAATGACCTAAGTCATTAAAAATCCGAATTTCATATGGTGAACTAAAAATTTTGGTATTATGGTTCATTCATCTCGCGAGTATCCACATAAAATGTTAACcaactaaaaacaaactaattaTGAACTCCGTATTGTCTAACAATGAACTTTCGTGATTTAGTTCTTGAGTCGTTTTGTATTGGTCAAACTTCAAATtcttttatacatatatttttaaaaaaacttatgAATGTTGGATATGCTATTAGCTACCTAGTTCAATTATGGATAATAAATTTAGCCGCATCCAATTTTCATTATGAGTTTTGATATTCGAGATGCCACGGATTTATCAAACTAATTGTGTTACAAATTACAATGCATTTAAGTTCTACTAGTACTAttgctttttaatttttatacagtactataaaatatggTGTATGTGGTAATAACTACAGTTCAATAATACTAGTTCTCCattttgcatatataaaaaaatgatccAGAAAGTGAAATTTTTGCTAATCATTAACAATTTTGTATACACAAATCAAGATTCGAATAATATCGCATCACTAAATTTGcaactatcaaattaaatacaatcCGACCAGCCCAGCCAGATCACTGTTGAGGAGGAATGAATCAACTGTTACATATTCAATTAAGTCATTATGGGAAATTATTGGctagaataattatttaatcaataaacaTGTTTACTGATTAAATGATGACCATTTCCGACCGTTGTACTGTAGCTAGATCATATATACACCACTTAATTAAGCCTAGTACtccattttctaatttatataccTGCTCTCTCCATTTCAATACCAACaagatgaattttttttgttaaaatattgaaatgatTATAACTACAGTTGACGGAAAATTGTTTttggataataataataataataataataataataataataataataataataagcaTTTACAATTAATAATCATTATAACCTtttatcaaagtaataattaCTACCTCCaccccaaaaaaaatgcattttagtttgaaaaaagttttatTCCAAAATTGATAAGTAAAAGAtaggtagaaagaaaaaataattaaattattattagggGAGAATTAGTCCACTAATGTGAGaaaagaattttcaaaattagaaaatgcacatttttttgagacggactaaaaagaaaatagttcatatttttagagGATGGatggaatataaaatataaaaataataaccaaggaatatttcaattatcaCACCACCCGTGCGCTCGCATGTAGTTTATTGCAGCCCTTGTTGTAAATTTAGGTGGTGTTTGGTTTTCTagattaaatagtagtagtactaagaTAATAACTTGCGATAGAGTTGTGAAACTATTTTagtttgaataaataaactatgactagttatcccatgattatatTAATCTAAATTTGAGTTGTTGGATTGAATCACACAAACTAAACGCACTACATATTTATTCTGgagatatatttatttaatatttatttataatataatctgGCACAGATATTATTAGATTACTCTCTGAGTGCACTCCAAACAAGATGCGCATATTAGCAACCATCGGACGGCGAACCTGTCCAACTACTGTCTCCCAACTGgttttctccctctctctctctttttctctctctagaattATAATCACAAAAGTTGCCGATCTGTCCTGTCTCTACAATTTTGACCTATCGTATTGATTTCAATTTGTACACAGTATACGTATTTGCAAGTATTCCTCTTCCTCCCTGTCTCTCACGGTTCGATTTCTCTCTCCGTGTGTGTGATGATCTAATTTGATGCAGATCTGCGAATAATTTGTGCACTTGAGACCCGAGACTGACCACACAGAAGCTGATTTTGAGGCTTGCAATCGATTAGTCAATGGCCGCACCACCGGCGAGGGCGAGGGCGGATTATGATTACCTCATCAAGCTTCTCCTCATCGGCGACAGCGGTGAGTCTCAACCATTTCTATAGCCTCTGCTTGTTTTTTGTCGTTCCGCGTTTGGCGCTTTCGATGCTTAGCGCGTCGATTCAAGTGCTTGTTTTGGAAAATTCGTCTACTTAAAGTGTGGATCTGGACTTGAGGtggatgatgatatttttaaaaatgaatttgactATTTGGCCTCTTTAATTAGGAGTTGATGCGGAAAATAGGTTCGGAAATAGCTTGAaagatttttttcattctataataagtgtgaagtgtgtgttatTTGTTTGTGTTGAGGccttaaaaatttgaatagttGTTAGATATGTACATGCTATTTTGAGTTTAACACCGTGTTTTGATGCTGGTGGCCTTCATGCTGTTTTCGGTACCAGTATATTTGGTTTAGATGGAATTCATTGAAGGTGCTCTTGTGGGGACATTGTTTCTTTTTAGCATTCTCACCTAACTGCTTTAAACAGAGTGTTACATACAGCTTTGTTCTAACtaatgttgaaaaaattgcTGGATAAAACTTTGAATTTTCGTTCTTGTTTTGGGCACTATTAGTTCTTTGTCCAATCTCTATGCGCATGAGCAGATAGGTAGTACGCTCGTTCTTTAAGGTAAACATGATGCAATGTTCCACATGTAGGTGCATTGCCTTTGTATGGTAGAGCTTTATACCAATGCTACTGGTGGAACAAGTGTTCAATTTTGATCGATGTCCTTTTAAGCAGTTAGTATCAGATAGCTGCATGATCTGTTACTTTAAATCATCCTCAAacatgtagtagtactaattatttttagttacttGTGTTTACTCTAGGCATGTGTTGTTAGGGCCGTTCAGCTTATCCTTAATTGATAAATGGAACCTATGACTTCTGTTGTATCAGAACTTAATAAAATTTCCAATGTTTTTTGTCCAAAACACAAAAAGTATATGaagaatattataatatcagtGATGAAATTATTCTGGATTTTATCATACTTGTTTCCTGAACTGCAGGTGTGGGTAAGAGTTGTCTTCTTTTGCGATTCTCTGATGGTTCCTTCACAACTAGTTTCATCACTACCATTGGgtaagatttttattttgaaacatAACTTTGGATGAGTTAATTGTCCTTTTAACTTCTAATGTGTGGCTGTATTTTGTAGAATTGATTTTAAGATAAGAACTGTTGAGCTTGACGGAAAGCGGATCAAGCTTCAAATTTGGGATACAGCTGGACAAGAGCGATTCCGCACTATCACCACAGGTGCAATTTGGTTTTATTAAAACCCAAACTAgctctcttcttttttgttttccaCAAAGAGTGGTTAGTTCATAGATATATTTCCTTATAACATTGGGGGCTTGTGCTAGTATATTTCCAAATTcatgttttcttttaaatgtGCCAACAATCttctttctcaattttcttggTATTAAGACATGAAAGACAGGTAAGCTACTAGTTGTACTTCGGTTTACTTCCATTCCTCTTTAACATGAACCAGTGGGAATTAATCTTGTCTACTTTGCATTATGTAAGAGAGTTTGGTTTGGGACAGTAGTAAGTATTAAAAGACATGCACTCGTGTATGGGATTTCTCAATTATATACTCATCTGTTATCAATCACATATgtatttgcatatttataaTCATCATGCTCGGATATtcagttttttgttttttcgcACCTCCAGCTTATTATCGTGGTGCAATGGGAATATTGCTGGTTTATGATGTTACTGATGAATCGTCTTTTAACAGTAAGGTTtctttctttccatttttccctttttcttaatttctgtaGTACTGTTAAAAGTCGCGCTTGTCTCACAGATATTAGGAACTGGATTAGAAACATTGAACAGCATGCTTCTGACAACGTCAACAAGATATTGGTAGGAAACAAAGCTGACATGGACGAAAGCAAAAGGGTAATTCTCCTTCAGCAACTTCATTTTTGTATTACAACAAGTTCATTCTGACTTGAGAGTACttggaaaaagagaaaagtgtGGTTAGGGTTGCCTTTCCTTTACGTTCACTCATATCTTCAGATTGGGGCATTTAGTTTTCCAATTCTACGGAGTTAGTAGTTACTCAAGGCTTACAGGTTTATGATGTTCTGGTTACATAATACATACCCTTATCCCAAAACATTGTGAGATGTCTGCCAACTTTGAATTAGTAGAAAAGAGATCTGACTCTAGAAATTGAtcttaaaataattcttctattattaaaatgacTGGTTTGTTTTCTTGTAACTGTAgatatgatatttatatttcttagtAATTGACCTTCTGCTGTGCATATGAACTAGGCCGTTCCAACCTCCAAGGGCCAAGCACTCGCTGATGAGTATGGCATCAAATTCTTTGAAACCGTAAGtacttgtttattttctttaagtaGATAAACAAACTTTAGATTCATCTAAGGaaatactatcattttctgCAGAGTGCGAAAACAAATCTTAATGTTGAAGAAGTTTTCTTCTCAATAGCCAGGGACATAAAGCAAAGGCTTTCCGATACTGACACGAAAGCAGAGGTCAGCAATCTAGTCTCGTCTGTGTACTTTTGTTGCCAACCTTAGTAGGTTGTGTTTTCACACCCTTGTCTTGATTGCAGCCGACTAccatcaaaatcaatcaaCCCGACGGATCTGCTGGAGGCGGGCAACTTGCACAGAAGTCGGCGTGCTGTGGTTCTTGAACGAGCAGAGAACGTCAAGAGCAATGGGCACCAGTGTCGCGCGGGGAAGAAGAAACAGGGGGGGTGAATATTTGTGGAATTTTGGCTTCTGGAAATGGGGGTCTCTAGTGTGGTAATGATATAGGTTCATGTTGATTTGAGACAAAGGAATTTGAGTGTTGCTATAACTATTAAGTTTAACGCACGTATTCTACATTCAAATGTCCACGcagatttcatatttttatgtgcGATGTGCAAAGACCTATGTTCTGAAACTACTTGTTCAAAAAACatttgtcatttaatttagtaCGTACTGTAGGAAATTTTTTTGCTTCTccttaatattaatatatacataaatcaaTAACCAATTTACCTTACGATTGCTCAAAACGTGAGAATttctatttcaaaaattaaatacaaagtAATGTTAGGAATATCAGAATCAGAAAGTTGGCATGATTTCTAGAACACAAATGCCAGCCCATTAAACACAAATTAGGTGCAATCTCAATTCAAAACGTAAACTAAATTTTCCCCACGAAATGGTgcgtttttcttttctttattatttttaattcttatcTTCATCTATAATTACCACACATATCACGCGTCAATTCACACTCAAACTCTATTCTTCtccttatctctatattttattttagttagttgtatttttttaatttcaattatgtaattaGTTTAAGTAGGAAATTTAGTggttttaatgaaattttagtactccttattcataatttaagttaatagaaagttataattaaaaagaaataactcaccaaaaaaaaaaaaataacaaataggaaaagttaaaaaaaaaacacatgaaTAATATACTAGTGTTTAAAATCATAGAAAATAATGTAGTGCTTAAGGGtcgtggatgctcttaatacTCAAGCAACTTATGAATGAAAAATAGCAATGAGTTTTTAAGTTTTGATGTCATTCCACATACATTGTAGTATCTATTTCAAATACAAGTGAGATGTGAGATAAACCAAACTTGatcttattaatttgaaattgtatTTATTCAGATAACCtacctaattttattttatctttgatCTTTCCTTTCATCAGTTTGGTTTCCAGTTTCTACCTAAATGTCaatcacaaaacaatattattaatatttatctataaGGTACGTATGTTCTTTC
The genomic region above belongs to Salvia hispanica cultivar TCC Black 2014 chromosome 3, UniMelb_Shisp_WGS_1.0, whole genome shotgun sequence and contains:
- the LOC125215324 gene encoding ras-related protein RABE1c — translated: MAAPPARARADYDYLIKLLLIGDSGVGKSCLLLRFSDGSFTTSFITTIGIDFKIRTVELDGKRIKLQIWDTAGQERFRTITTAYYRGAMGILLVYDVTDESSFNNIRNWIRNIEQHASDNVNKILVGNKADMDESKRAVPTSKGQALADEYGIKFFETSAKTNLNVEEVFFSIARDIKQRLSDTDTKAEPTTIKINQPDGSAGGGQLAQKSACCGS